From Kwoniella europaea PYCC6329 chromosome 3, complete sequence, one genomic window encodes:
- a CDS encoding NADH dehydrogenase (quinone), G subunit: MLRRIAQKNLARVAGPSRARLLSTTAPRQADITLTIDGKEVSVPQGTALIQACEKAGAAVPRFCYHDRLAIAGNCRMCLVEVERSPKPVASCAMPAMPGSKVFTNTPLVHKAREGVMEFLLANHPLDCPICDQGGECDLQDQSMRYGSDRTRFHEITGKRAVENKDLGPIVKTSMNRCIQCTRCVRFANDVAGVEDLGTTGRGNDLQIGMYIEKTMDSEMSGNIIDLCPVGALTSKPYAFQARPWELKKTESVDVLDALGSNIRVDSRGVQVMRIQPKINDEINEEWISDKTRYAYDGLKYQRLTTPLVREGNRFVPASWETAMETIRHGYLNSGARGDQVKAVAGALADTEALVALKDLVNRLGSENTTLDSKLGDVPPAQSVDIRSNYLFNTSIENVEDADAILLIGTNPRHEAAILNSRFRKQYLHRGTEFAVIGEKFDSTFEYEHLGTSPKDVEAFLSKGGDKGFAKIWKEAKKPLLIVGSAVTETKDGAAVLKAVGKHVLDNGNRFLTPEWNGFSVLQRAASRAAAYDIGFTPSSSASSTQPKFVYLLNADDVDPSSIPEDAFVVYQGHHGDHGAQFADVCLPAAAYTEKSATWVNTEGRSQMGRTAVPPPGASREDWKIIRALSEVIGQPLPYDDTLQLRQRMFDISPTLVRYDAVERPSPEVIKTGLTYLSSAQSQAASSEPFKKPITDFYRTDPISRASVTMADCSKAFTKKDYPLGNVDEKAQASYA, encoded by the exons ATGCTCAGAAGAATCGCTCAAAAGAACTTGGCTAGAGTCGCTGGACCTTCAC GCGCTCGACTCCTCTCCACCACTGCTCCCCGACAGGCTGATATCACCCTTACTATCGATGGAAAGGAAGTGTCTGTACCTCAGGGTACTGCTTTAATCCAAGCTTGTGAGAAAGC TGGTGCTGCCGTTCCAAGATT CTGTTACCATGATCGATTAGCTATCGCTGGTAACTGTCGAATGTGTTTAGTAGAG GTTGAGAGATCACCAAAACCTGTAGCTTCCTGTGCCATGCCTGCAATGCCCGGCTCCAAAGTCTTCACCAACACGCCCTTAGTCCACAAAGCCCGAGAAGGAGTGATGGAATTCTTACTTGCCaaccatcctcttgattGTCCAATCTGTGATCAAGGTGGTGAATGTGATTTACAGGATCAATCGATGCGATACGGTTCCGATCGAACGCGATTCCACGAAATTACCGGTAAACGTGCGGTAGAAAACAAAGATCTCGGACCAATCGTCAAGACCTCCATGAATCGATGTATTCAATGTACACGATGTGTTAGATTCGCCAATGATGTTGCTGGTGTAGAAGATTTGGGTACGACCGGTAGAGGAAATGACTTGCAGATCGGAATGTACATTGAAAAAACCATGGATTCAGAAATGTCAGGAAACATCATTGACCTATGTCCTGTCGGAGCCCTCACATCGAAACCTTATGCTTTCCAAGCTAGACCAtgggagttgaagaagacCGAATCGGTGGATGTCTTAGATGCTTTAGGAAGTAATATCAGGGTTGATTCTAGAGGTGTTCAAGTGATGAGAATTCAGCCCAagatcaatgatgagattAATGAAGAGTGGATTTCGGATAAGACAAGATACGCGTACGACGGATTGAAATATCAACGATTGACTACTCCGTTAGTAAGAGAAGGTAACAGATTCGTACCTGCTTCTTGGGAGACTGCCATGGAGACCATCAGACACGGTTACCTCAACTCTGGTGCTCGAGGGGACCAGGTGAAAGCCGTCGCAGGAGCCTTAGCAGACACTGAGGCTTTGGTAGCTCTCAAAGATCTCGTGAACAGATTGGGTTCAGAAAACACTACATTAGATTCGAAACTTGGTGATGTCCCTCCAGCCCAATCAGTCGATATCCGATCGAATTACTTGTTCAATACCTCGATCGAAAATGTTGAAGATGCCGATGCGATCTTGTTGATCGGTACCAACCCCAGACACGAAGCTGCCATCCTCAACTCTCGATTCAGGAAACAGTACTTGCACCGAGGAACGGAATTCGCTGTGATCGGCGAGAAGTTCGACTCAACTTTTGAATATGAACACCTCGGTACTTCACCTAAAGATGTTGAGGCTTTCTTAAGCAAGGGAGGAGATAAAGGATTTGCCAAGATCTGGAAAGAGGCGAAGAAACCTTTGTTGATCGTTGGTTCGGCTGTGACAGAGACCAAAGATGGTGCGGCTGTATTGAAGGCTGTCGGTAAACATGTGCTAGATAATGGTAACAGATTCTTGACTCCTGAATGGAATGGTTTCTCCGTCCTTCAACGA GCCGCATCCAGAGCTGCAGCATACGATATCGGTTTcaccccttcctcttccgccTCATCCACCCAACCCAAATTTGTCTACCTCCTGAACGCCGATGATGTCGACCCATCCTCCATCCCCGAAGATGCCTTTGTAGTTTACCAGGGACATCACGGTGATCACGGAGCTCAATTCGCCGATGTCTGTCTTCCTGCTGCTGCCTACACTGAGAAATCAGCTACGTGGGTTAACACCGAGGGCAGGAGTCAGATGGGTAGAACTGCCGTACCACCACCTGGAGCTTCaagggaagattggaagattatCAGAGCGTTATCAGAAGTGATTGGTCAACCATTACCTTACGATGATACCCTTCAGCTCCGACAGAGGATGTTTGATATCTCACCTACATTAGTACGATACGATGCCGTCGAGAGACCTTCACCCGAGGTGATCAAGACTGGTTTAACATATCTTTCATCTGCTCAATCACAGGCGGCTTCCAGTGAACCATTCAAGAAACCCATAACGGATTTCTACCGAACGGATCCTATCTCAAGGGCATCAGTGACAATGGCTGATTGCTCAAAGGCTTTCACAAAGAAAGATTACCCATTAGGTAATGTGGACgagaaagctcaagctaGTTATGCTTAG
- a CDS encoding peptidyl-prolyl cis-trans isomerase: MSFAKRFVSTASTMSQVYFDIAINNAPAGRITFKLFDDVVPKTAANFRALCTGEKGFGYAGSGFHRVIPQFMLQGGDVNHNGTGGKSIYGNKFPDENFKLRHDRPFLLSMANAGPNTNGSQFFITTVVTSWLDGKHTVFGEVTSGQDLVKKIESYGSDSGKPKAKVTITASGTA; the protein is encoded by the exons ATGTCTTTTGCCAAACGATTCGTTTCCACCGCCAGCACAATGTC TCAAGTCTACTTCGACATCGCTATCAACA ACGCCCCCGCCGGCCGAATCACCTTCAAGCTCTTTGACGACGTTGTCCCCAAGACCGCCGCCAACTTCAGAGCTCTCTGTACCGGTGAAAAAGGATTCGGTTACGCCGGATCAGGGTTCCACAGAGTTATCCCTCAATTCATGCTCCAAGGTGGTGACGTGA ACCACAACGGTACCGGTGGTAAA TCCATCTACGGAAACAAATTCCCCGATGAAAACTTCAAGCTCAGACACGACCGacctttcctcctctccatgGCTAACGCCGGTCCCAACACCAACGGTtctcaattcttcatcaccaccgtTGTCACCTCTTGGTTAGATGGTAAACACACCGTCTTCGGTGAAGTTACCTCTGGTCAAGACCTCGTTAAGAAGATTGAATCTTACGGTTC